The Panicum hallii strain FIL2 chromosome 9, PHallii_v3.1, whole genome shotgun sequence genome has a window encoding:
- the LOC112876497 gene encoding protein COP1 SUPPRESSOR 2, producing the protein MSRKNFRKRTIEPDADDRSDDEDSRRVSLEEIKYMQKLRERKLGIPADPAAASTNGSSARGRVGGGGAAIGEAEKEDLVLQDTFAQETAVTIEDPNMLRYVETELAKKRGKMVDVGQKEEMDHVDELYTVPDHLKVKKKNSEESSTQWTTGIAEVQLPIEYKLRNIEETEAAKKMLQEKRLASKPKSDANIPSSYSADYFHRGKEYDEKLRRENPGLYKDKDSRPNGSAGGKATNTKNPDGAAAGRREAASDEFMLQRFRKREKFRVMRR; encoded by the exons ATGTCGCGCAAAAACTTCCGCAAGCGGACCATCGAGCCGGACGCCGACGACCGCTCCGACGACGAGGACTCCCGCCG GGTCTCCCTGGAGGAGATCAAGTACATGCAGAAGCTTCGGGAGAGGAAGCTGGGCATCCccgccgaccccgccgccgcctcaacCAACGGGTCCTCCGCCAGGGGACGGGTGGGTGGCGGGGGAGCGGCCATCGGGGAGGCCGAGAAGGAGGACCTCGTCCTCCAGGACACCTTCGCGCAGGAGACCGCCGTCACCATCGAGGATCCCAACAT GTTGAGGTATGTGGAGACCGAGCTGGCCAAGAAGAGGGGTAAGATGGTTGATGTGGGACAAAAGGAGGAGATGGACCATGTGGACGAGCTCTACACCGTGCCAGACCACCTCAAG gtgaagaagaagaactcCGAGGAGAGCTCAACGCAGTGGACCACTGGCATTGCTGAAGTTCAGCTGCCTATTGA GTACAAATTAAGAAACATTGAAGAAACTGAGGCAGCTAAAAAGATGCTGCAAGAGAAAAGGCTTGCGAGTAAACCAAAATCAGATGCAAATATTCCTTCAAGTTACAGTGCCGATTATTTCCATCGTGGCAAAGAATATGATGAGAAATTGCGAAGAG AGAATCCTGGGCTGTACAAAGATAAAGATTCTCGGCCTAATGGAAGTGCAGGAGGTAAAGCAACAAATACTAAAAACCCAGATGGTGCCGCTGCAGGACGGAGAGAAGCTGCTAGTGATGAGTTCATGCTCCAGCGCTTCCGCAAGCGAGAAAAATTCCGTGTCATGCGAAGGTAG
- the LOC112877754 gene encoding protein LTV1 homolog — protein MGGGGGGGRKPRNFATFRLFPRAGAADPNDRVFIRVDNNDYTVPGFADEEPFDPSLSDPSADADHLHSSASGPLPEHVRREILELGLPDDGYNYLSHLRELRPSAAAAASSFVPSSTARPEPLPLDVKAYDASRVRVGPSQGELDEGRTMCKVAAKTAPVRRIEKAVDPDVARLLDESDVSHAGSEDEGLEEDFVIMANRAEGEELEEEEDDEEEDGNGVFSDVEEEEFYFEDDDPKPRVRRLLDEQFDLLALEEYGDSDVDDKGVKDGEYELPSEVIDELKLFHNQNVSVDEEYRTPADFVRRKLDSSTADEVDESAHVIKKCAEYAEKYLNETVEEEEVVLVSESSDESEVWDCETIVSTFSNLDNHPGKIETPGIPKRRFPRVFPGETATTNDIIKLHGKEKLPVEYLPQRKKGGEKEKKVKPAEVADKFKKGAEKETKEEKKARKAAVKEEKREARKAKKELKGLYKSETQKAQKVAAVTGPSSIRLM, from the exons atgggaggaggaggaggaggcgggcgcAAGCCCCGCAACTTCGCGACGTTCCGCCTCTtcccgcgcgccggcgccgccgaccCCAACGACCGCGTCTTCATCCGCGTCGACAACAACGACTACACCGTCCCCGGCTTCGCCGACGAGGAGCCCTTCGACCCCTCCCTGTCCGACCCCTCCGCCGATGCCGACCACCTCCACTCCTCCGCCTCCGGCCCTCTCCCGGAGCACGTCCGCCGCGAGATCCTCGAGCTCGGCCTCCCCGACGACGGCTACAACTACCTCTCCCACCTCCGCGAgctccgcccctccgccgccgcggccgcctcaTCATTCGTCCCCAGCTCCACCGCCCGGCCCGAGCCTCTCCCGCTCGACGTCAAG GCGTATGATGCAAGCAGGGTGCGGGTTGGTCCCAGTCAGGGTGAATTGGACGAGGGGAGGACGATGTGCAAGGTGGCAGCCAAGACGGCGCCAGTGAGGCGGATTGAGAAGGCCGTCGACCCTGATGTTGCGAGATTGCTCGATGAGAGCGATGTGTCACATGCTGGGTCGGAAGATGAAGGGCTGGAGGAGGATTTTGTCATCATGGCTAATCGTGCTGAGGGAGAGGAgttggaggaggaagaagatgatgaagaggaagatgggAATGGTGTGTTCAGTGATGTGGAAGAGGAGGAGTTCTATTTTGAAGATGATGATCCAAAGCCAAGAGTGAGACGATTGCTGGATGAACAATTCGATCTG CTTGCTTTGGAAGAATACGGAGATAGTGATGTTGATGACAAAGGTGTTAAAGATGGGGAATATGAACTGCCAAGTGAGGTTATAGATGAACTCAAATTGTTCCACAATCAGAATGTATCTGTTGACGAAGAATACAGAACACCAGCAGATTTTGTTCGTAGAAAACTGGACTCAAGCACAGCAGATGAGGTGGATGAATCTGCACATGTGATAAAAAAATGTGCTGAGTATGCTGAAAAATACTTGAATGAAACTGTAGAAGAAGAGGAGGTTGTACTTGTTTCAGAAAGCAGTGATGAATCGGAAGTTTGGGACTGTGAGACCATTGTTTCCACGTTCTCCAACCTTGATAACCATCCTGGAAAAATTGAAACTCCAGGAATCCCTAAAAGGCGGTTTCCTAGAGTTTTTCCTGGAGAAACTGCTACAACAAATGATATCATCAAGCTTCATGGGAAAGAGAAACTGCCAGTAGAATATCTACCACAGAGGAAAAAAGGTGGTGAAAAGGAGAAGAAAGTGAAGCCTGCAGAAGTTGCTGATAAATTTAAAAAAGGAGCCGAGAAGGAAAcaaaggaggagaagaaggcaAGAAAG GCAGCAGTgaaagaagagaagagagaagcACGGAAAGCAAAGAAAGAGCTCAAAGGCCTGTATAAATCTGAAACACAGAAGGCGCAGAAAGTTGCTGCTGTCACAGGACCATCTTCCATACGGCTCAT GTGA
- the LOC112873286 gene encoding heavy metal-associated isoprenylated plant protein 2-like yields MPDDSKKIVLKVEIAGDECKASRAMSTVAKFCGVKSMAVDGEKGTLTVVGAVDVVRAAKALRKAGFEARVLSVGPEKKPDEATAKKPADDEAKKPPPCCAGCGACCPPASVPVAVAPFPGAVVCYEERHPGNGCAIL; encoded by the exons ATGCCCGACGACTCCAAG AAGATTGTGCTCAAggtggagatcgccggcgacgagTGCAAGGCCAGCCGCGCCATGAGCACCGTCGCCAAGTTCTGTG gggtGAAGTCGATGGCGGTGGACGGCGAGAAGGGGACGCTGACGGTGGTGGGCGCGGTGGACGTGGTACGCGCGGCCAAGGCGCTGCGCAAGGCCGGCTTCGAGGCGCGCGTCCTCAGCGTCGGCCCGGAGAAGAAGCCCGACGAGGCCACCGCCAAGAAGCCGGCCGACGACGAGGCCAAGAAGCCGCCGCCGTGCTGCgcgggctgcggcgcctgctgCCCACCAGCTTCGGTCCCGGTGGCGGTGGCCCCCTTCCCTGGCGCCGTCGTGTGCTACGAGGAGCGCCACCCGGGCAACGGCTGCGCCATCCTCTGA
- the LOC112873287 gene encoding uncharacterized protein LOC112873287, which produces MPAAFAQAGSQIAAAVDAIGHDGVQPAAAAVAAGQPGRQAMRWTSVMSSFVLRRFCLLISTGVRTDKGFKEVHLNQVARELKEFSGNEVTGQQVYNHLRKWRQRWTRVSKLRDLSGSLWDEDNFMITLEEEHYNGHVKAHPKDADLLNKPIENYQYMEVIFGTGCATGKFAMGSSEALGSPSDFAESSLKHLEDDIGKLFEEVGKKQEGGGGGSGSGSSAGNKRKRSSLSDEDITIMTSMAAAVNNVADAIRETKAQDEHPDLYEAVMFMPGFSEEALIVAYSHLLDNRAQGGAFVKMNESHRVLWLKTFLAKHYSL; this is translated from the exons ATGCCTGCTGCTTTTGCCCAGGCTGGTAGCCAGATAGCTGCGGCTGTTGACGCCATCGGCCATGATGGTGTccagcctgctgctgctgctgttgccgcTGGGCAGCCAGGGAGGCAAGCCATGAGGTGGACCTCTGTCATGTCCTCATTTGTGCTTCGCCGCTTCTGCCTTCTCATCTCCACTGGTGTTAGGACTGATAAAGGTTTTAAGGAGGTCCACTTAAACCAAGTTGCCAGGGAACTTAAAGAGTTTAGTGGCAACGAGGTCACTGGACAGCAAGTGTACAATCACTTGCGCAAATGGAGGCAGAGGTGGACGAGGGTGTCAAAGCTTAGAGACCTTAGTGGGTCCTTGTGGGATGAGGATAACTTCATGATAACTTTAGAAGAGGAGCACTACAACGGGCATGTCAAG GCACACCCCAAGGATGCTGACCTGCTTAACAAGCCAATTGAGAATTACCAGTACATGGAAGTTATCTTCGGCACTGGGTGTGCCACTGGCAAATTTGCCATGGGCTCTAGTGAGGCTTTGGGCTCCCCCTCTGATTTTGCTGAGAGCTCTCTAAAGCATCTAGAAGATGATATTGGCAAGCTGTTTGAAGAGGTGGGGAAAAAACAGGAAGGAGGTGGGGGTGGCAGTGGTAGTGGTTCTTCGGCTGGCAATAAGAGGAAGAGATCCTCTTtaagtgatgaggacatcactatcATGACTAGCATGGCTGCTGCTGTTAACAATGTAGCTGATGCTATTCGTGAGACCAAGGCGCAAGATGAGCATCCTGACCTATACGAGGCTGTCATGTTCATGCCCGGCTTTAGCGAGGAGGCCCTGATTGTGGCCTATTCTCACCTTCTGGATAACAGGGCTCAGGGGGGTGCTTTTGTCAAGATGAATGAGTCACATCGTGTGCTGTGGCTGAAAACTTTCTTGGCCAAGCACTACTCTCTGTAG